Below is a window of Schistocerca cancellata isolate TAMUIC-IGC-003103 chromosome 4, iqSchCanc2.1, whole genome shotgun sequence DNA.
CTTCCTAACATCGAACAGCTTCGGACGCAAGAGATCTGAACATGTGAAACGAATATGGGGGTAGTTGAAGAGGATGCATGCATCAAGAAGTGAAATAATGATTTCACGTTCTCTGTAAAGGGGctattcgaataaataaataatagaatcGACGACACATGCCGCTGTTTCAACCGCCAATACGGAACTGAAATCAGTTTTGGTTCGGTATTCGATAACACATTTTATCAAAAGTGATTAGAGAGCACAAAATTTCGAGAGTTTTGTGTAAacagtaattaaataaattttataaaactgacTAATGGCTATAAAGATAGTTGTAATGACAGGATGCTTGAATATAACGATAGGTGAGATCGGCGgaagctccatttaaaaaaaaattcagattggACACAGCAATGTGGCGTCCTGAATGACTTCGTTCGTAGAGAATAAATAAACTGCTTCAAAACATTTCCTGTCTTTAAGTTGATTCTAGtcgtcaaattgcgtgcttatggaatatcgtctcagttatgtgactggattctgatttcctgtcagagaagtcccAGTTCatcgtaactgacggaaagtcatcgagtaaaacagaagtgatttctggcattcatcTAGGttcctgctgttccttatctgtataaacggtttgggagacagtctcagcagccgtcttcggttgtttgcaggtgatgctgtcgtttatcgactattaaagtcatcagaagattaaaacaaactgcaaaacaatttggaaaagatatctgtatggagcgcaaattgtcaattgaccctaaataacgaaaagtgtgaggtcatccacatgagtcctaaaaggaatccgttaagcttcggtaagacgataaatcagtcaaatctacaggccgtaaatttaactcagtacctaggaattacaattacgaacaacttaaattggaaggatggttcaaatggctctaagcactatgggacttaacatctgtggtcatcagtcccctagacttagaactacttaaaccttactaacctaaggacatcacacacatccatgcccgaggcaggattcgaacctacgaccatatcAGCGGCGTGgttccgcctagaaccgctcggccaccgcggccggcaaattggaaggaacacatagaaaaatgttgtggggaaggctaatcaaagactgtgttttattggcaagatacttaaaaaatataacagctctactaaggagaatgcctacactacgcctgtctgtcgtcttttaaaatactgctgcgccgtgtgggatccttaccagataggattgacgaagtacatcgaaaaagttcagagaagagcagcacgttttgtgttatcgcgaaataggggagtgtcactgaagtgatacaggatttggggtggacatcattaaaacaaaggcgtttttcgttgcggcggaatcttctcacgaaatttcaatcactaacgttctcctccgaatgcgaaaatattttgttgacaccatcctacataggcagaaacgatcaccatgataaaataagggaaatcagagctcgtacggaaagatacaggtattcgttctttccgtgcgctgtacgagatcggaataatagagaattgtgaagatggttcgatgagccctctgccaggcacttatgtgatttgcagagtatctatgtagatgtagtgaCAATAATACATATTTTCCAGTCCTTAAAGAAAGGGATAGACAGCTAAttagaaatatatatttgaacaagagagcaagagtaagaataggaggtgtgatgagtgaagaaattgaactggcaagATATGTAAGACAAGATTGTGGTTTATCATCAACAatgttcaatatatatctggacGAAAAAAATAGTGATAGTTTTGATGGAAgtagaggagtttgtatagggggtcggagagtgggATGTATAATATTTGCAGacaacatggttgtgatggcagagactgcaagagagatggaaaaaatgttagattatctgaacacaaaattggaagaatattggatgaagattaacaagaagaaaacgaaaagcatggtaattggaggaaaggggagaaaatgccgtatgaaaatagggggagaggaaatagagcaagtgaataacttcaattatttGGGAAGtgaaataatggatgatatgtattgctcagcagaaattaggaaaaggattgaaatggcaaaagaaggattcaagaggaaacagaaattactttgtggaccactaaacaaagatatgaggaaaagacttgccaaatcttacatctggagcgttgcactatatggtgcggagacctggacattgagggaggaagatgaaagaagattggaggcactagagatgtggatatggagaagaatgaaaagtgaaatgggaagaccgagttatgaatgaagaagtattaagaagagttggaggagaaagaaacatgctgaaagtcagcagaaagagaaaacgaaactggattggacattgtttgaggagggactgtttattgaaggaaggaatagaaggaatggtggagggaaaaaggggaagaggaaaaagaagttatcaaatgctggggaatatcaaatggttcagatggctctaagcactatgggacttaacatctgaagtcatcagtcccctagacttagaactacttaaacctaaccaacctaaggacatcacacacatacgtgcccgaggcaggattcgaatctgcgacggtagcagcagggtggttcctagaaccgctcggtcacaaggccggcgacagtatcaaaggaggcaaatattcagaaatgaaaagactagctatggacagacaaaagtggaagagacttaacccatgacaagacctgcggtaaggcagaataccatactactactactaaagaaTTTTAAGTACTTTATTTTTGCTTGATTTACGCAGTCCAATAGATGTGAAACACCTATCATAGCGACAATGAAGTTGATTAATTCCTCCAAAAAGTAATGAAGCAGTGTAGACATTAGAGATGATGCACGGCCTCTAATCATAGAGAATGTACATTCGCAGAGTGAGCATAGTGTACTTCGCATAttctcaacatcaaaccgggcTAGTCACGTGGTTTTTGGAATATTACACGTATTCAAAATGTTTTATATACGTTTCTGCTCGTTTGAGTTTAGTGACAGCTGTGGTGCAGTATTGTcgttgctacggatgtaaagagacGTATGTGGAAGGAGGACTAGTTACTTATCATAGCTAGGTGCAACAAATTTTCGAGAATAATTGTAAACATCATCTTGACATGAAGCactttatatgttcaaaaatatcgAGACACGGTATTATAAAGTCTTGGattgtagagataatttctgcGACTTTATGGCCATTTGTTTACGAGAGAAGTGCAAGATAAATTTACAAATGTGTTTGAGTAAACTGTCAGACAGTGTAGATGAAATTTATAAATGGCAGTCTGACTAATTTCCTGCAACTCATGCCAGTTCTTAAGCCTTTGTATGTATCTGATTATTTCTGCATGAGGAAGTTTCATATACGGTGTCACTGTAATGTAATTAATTGGAgcagattcgacaatatgaatcagTGCAGCAGAAAACCTAAAAAATAATTGTTGGCTGTCATTCCTTTTATTACTCCAAGATATGAGAACTAatcttgcattttttttatttttttgcgcgTTGTAtatggttttacttttctgatAAGATAACCAAGAAATGTTATAGATATTTAGCTTGTCTTTAAAAGGAGAAGGATAAATAAAGAATAAttgaaaataatgataaacaaGCAGGTGGTGCAAATCGCTTACCGTATTTACTGTAACAAATTCATAATGaatatgaataagtgcaatagaaagCGTCAAAAAGTATTGTTGGCGGTCACTTCTTATCCTGTTACCGAAAAAACGTAAACAAAGCGGAATCTAAGCTCTGATACTGTGACGAAGAAGCACAAtaccattgctcttcacatctgTAAGCCAACTTCGGTTCGTAGTATTAAATTGTTCAGATGTTCTGTAAAACGCTTATACAAAATTTCGTGGTACTTCTGGAGGTGTTCTATCGTAGCAGCGGAGTAATAACATTGAAAATATGCTAAGCGCTATACGGGCTAAAATGCACCGTTCCAAAATCACGTGGCTTGAGCTACAGGAGATGTGGGCACAACTGAAGACTAGAAGAAGGAAACGCTGAATAagctaaaaaataaatatttcggaaaatgggaaaaaaccattGGAAATTATGTTACAAACAATTTGCatttaatgaaatattaatttagATATCTGACATTATTGTTAACGTTTTAcccaaacacattttaaaaaggaacatttgatactgagCAAAGACTCCCATGAGACTTAACACTTCGGTAAGGCAGAGTGTGCCATGCCAAGGAACCTCTGAATGTCCATTCAAGTTCTTACGTCCTAAAATCACTTACAGAAAGATTTATAAAATGCTCTATATTTCACAGCAAGAAAAGGAATCGTAGCAAGTAGGTCTTTTTTTCCTTCACTTAATTTGCTTGACAGTGGAAGTTGAGGCACATTTCCTAAGGACGGTAGAGCTTGAAGTTCTATCCGTTTTTGAACTTGGAGAACACAGTTCAGTCTGCTTCATCAGAATGGTTTCTCATTAGAAGCTTGACTTTCTTGTCTGAAGAGAAGCGTGTTACTGAAGCATTGGTtatttttagtttgttagtgtTAAGATACGAATTAGCTAAGGAAGGCGCATCCAAGAAATCATCTTCACCCACACTGATCAGCATTTATTACTCTAGCCGTGGCCACaatattctttttccttttctctatAATGCCAAAGCCTCTATCGGAAGGCATGTAACTATGACCATACACTAAAAACTTGATTTCAACACTTTCAAACTACTTTCTGGAACAAGCAACGTTAAAGCTACCATCGTCATACGATTTTTGTTCTGTCCAACACAGTTATCACACCACAAAATGAGTTTACACGATATTCAAAGTACTACAATGGTAGGAGCTCACGCCAGACACTAGTTACAACAATCGCTGCCTTCAGGCGCGTGCACATTCAGCGCTCACTTCCGCATCAGTCGGCCCTCTTTTGAACCAAAGGAAACCTTTGTAGTACTTCCAGTCTTTTCCATATTATTCGCCTTGGCATATACAACAGTCTCCGTGAGAAATCTGACATTGCACAATTCTGGCTCTTTCAGCGTTTCAGATTTGCAGTCTTCAaattctcgttctgcgcatccgaatgctaACTCCATAGTTGTTTGCACTCTATGACTCTAAAAGACGAGGATACAAGAAGGAACTACCGAGCGTACATCTGAAATACTCTGATTCTCCAGAATACGCCTGTACTGTCAGGGATGAAACCGGCTGTAGATCTTTTAACAGATTTAAAGTAATTTTTGTGTAGCTTACGCTTTGTAACTAATTTTGTATTGCGTAATTTTGCGACACTTAAAAATTGCATAAAACGTCCCTAACGGGTAATGTTTGTTACTCTGCATTTAGCGCGTTCCCGATGGTGCTGTCAATAGTGAAGAGAGGAAAAACaaaggaattattttaattgtaaGAAAAGATCTTTCTTTTAACTTGGTTAGCTGAAGGAGAATGAAGTCTTAATAGTGGTTTTGTAAGAGTGCAAAATACACATTGTAATGGTGCACACTGACAACAGGTGATTGAGTCCCACAATGGACCACAATAGTTTAGTATATTGTAAAGACAATCTTAAGTATTAGGGGGTAAAAGTGTATTAGCGGAGAGTAGGGAGGGGTGTATATCCCCTTCCCCTTTCCTCATATCTCACACCGCCACACAGACAGCCATATCAATCCATGGCCACTGTGAATAAAGCCAGAACATGTAATGCTCATTGACTAATAGTGAGTGTATCCGGAGCCATTTGTCATGAAACCTCAAAATTGCTATTCACCTTGCGACGTGAAATGCTAGATGGCTCTGGTGTTCTAAAATCTTTCAGCGTTGCAGTAACTTCTATTAGTGATCTTTTTCTCATCATACCAGGCAGTGTCAAAAACTACTAAATATGTGAGCATAGAAAATATTCTCATGTATCTGAACGTTCCTTGTCTGGCAGCAAGATTAATACGTACAAATTTCGTTCAGCTGTACTCATTCAGTTTGGTATTTGTATCCAGCAGTCACCTAACATAAAGTGCAAGCAACACTGATACATTTGGCGATTAAAAAACATCGCTACTCTATAGTTTTTACTTTTATCACGTTTGAAACTGTGCATCCTTTCCTTCACTCCTTCAAAACTGAATGAGTTTTCCCATCTAGCTCAGTTCCTGCTCACGTTAAAAGTGTTACATATGTTACAAACGCTGGCAGTACGAAAAAGGgatatttactttattactttCTCTCATACAGTCCCGAGGCGAATATATTCCCCGATAGTTTATGAGGTTCTAAGAATAGCTTGTTCTCGTACTCATCCCCAGAATCTTAGATTTTTATGATAACATCGgaccatcattatcaaagtgaaaagCACACACCATAAGAAGAAGCTGAGAACAGGTAACTTCTGGAGTCTATTCTGATTCGTTTAGTGATGTTCAAAAATTATGCCAGATTGTTCGGTAGTAACAAATTCTCAGTCTTTTCAGGAGAAGAATATAAATAACGATTAAACATGTACTTCCAGAACTATAGCTGAATTTACATTTCGATATATTTTTAACTGCGGTATGTTGAATTGTTACAGGAAAAAGCGCAACCTTTTGTTGTTGGTGCGCTCTTGCAGTCAGAATTCTACTTATCAACTCAGTAGACATTAAAACAATAGTTGATGCAGAAGATACTTAACCTCTGGAAGGAATGAGTGTCACTTTCTCATTAAATATATGTTACGCCAACGATATCGGTAATCCTGCAATGTTAAGTACAATGAAAGCGTAACATTGCGTCAGCTACGCAGGGAGGTATTGGTAGGCCTGCTGCGAGGCTACTTCCCCCACCAGTCACGCTGGGACAGTGGGTAACTCTCCCCACCAACGCGACAAGTCAAGTAGCTCCAGCGGGGAACAAAGTTACATGGGACAGCATATTTGCAGTTGTGTAGCAGAGACTGAAGAAGACggaggtggtggcggtggcgggaaAGGGACCGTGTGACATAGAAGTTGGCCCTGTATTGTTTTAAAAGTGCAACAGACATAGTGAACAACCATGTTTGACGTGTTCGGCTCCGTTAAGGGGCTACTGAAATTAGACTCCGTTTGTATTGACAATAACTTGTTTCGTCTGCACTACAAAGCTACTGTTATAATTCTGATTGCATTTTCGCTGTTGGTGACATCGCGTCAGTACATCGGCGACCCAATTGACTGTATTGTGGATGAAATTCCTCTTGCTGTGATGGATACATACTGCTGGATTTACTCTACGTTCACCATTCCAAATCGTTTAAATGGCAAGATAGGGTTAGAAGTGGCTCATCCAGGTGTGGGCGCCCATGTAGCCGGAAAAGATGAGGTGAAGTATCACAAGTATTATCAGTGGGTGTGTTTTGTGCTTTTCTTCCAAGCTATCTTGTTTTATATCCCAAGATATTTGTGGAAGACATGGGAAGGTGGTCGAATCAAGATGCTTGTGTTAGACTTGAATAGCCCTGTAGTAAACGAACAATCCAAAGCAGATCGTAAGAAGCTCCTAGTGGACTACTTTGCCACAAatctacacacacaaaatttctatgCTTATCgcttttttatttgtgaagcattgaATTTTGTCAACGTCGTTGGACAAATTTACTTTATGGATcttttcttggatggagagttcACAACTTATGGTTCAGATGTTGTACGATTTACAGAAATGGAACCTGAGGAGCGATCTGATCCCATGAGCAGAGTGTTTCCAAAGGTGACGAAATGCACTTTCCATAAATACGGTCCATCGGGTAGTGTGCAAACATTCGATGGCCTCTGCGTCCTTCCTCTGAATATTGTCAACGAGAAGATCtacgtttttctgtggttttggttTGTCATTCTGTCAGTTCTCACAGGAATAGGTCTTGTGTATCGTTTAGCAACTGCGATGGGACCACAGATGCGCATGtatcttctgcgtgctcgctctCGTTTGGCGCCGCAAGACCAGATAGAAACAATCTCCAATAAATGCCAGATAGGAGATTGGTTCGTATTGTATCAGCTGGGTAAGAATATAGATCCGCTAATTTATAAAGAACTGGTTGCGGATCTAGCTAAAAAGTTAGAAGGTAAAGAGATAGTATAACGTAGCCACAGACTGCTTTTTTTCCTGTCATAAATCTTAAAACTGTGGGTGGTTTTTGAAGGGACCACGCCTCCGTGAGAGCCCATAGTATAGACTGTTGTGTTCATTCCTTCATTGCATTTTAGAAGCCAGTTAACAATGCTGAGTAAAGTGTCTCCCACacatttcttttatgttattgCTTCCTTGCATGAAATGGGTGTGTGCATAATGTTTCTCAGCATTGTTAAAACCCCTTAGCCTTATTTCAGAACAAGTGATATTAGGTGgctgtattgtttttatttgtttatttacaggcAAAATTAATTTCTAGTCGTACATCTGTCATAACCTCAGCCCATGTACATGTAAGGTACTGTAGTGAACTGCAGGTTAGTCCTATCATTGGTCAGATAAGTCTAAAGGTGCAATAACAATGCCAGTGTAAACCTGTAACATTTTATTTACCAGGCTAAGGTGTAAATggctataaatgaaacaaatatattCCTGTGATCATGTAAAGACTGTTCATTGTTGGAGGTGCCGTTTGCTCTTTTGTGTTAACAGTTGCTGGTGTTAAGGAATTTTTTCAATATTGTAATGTTGCTTGCAGATCTTTGAGGGTaagatatatatataaatttgccaATTTTTAATGAACCTTTTTCTTCAAAGGTCAGTGCTACTCACCTTCCTCATGTAGCATTATAGGGAAGCAACTGCCTCATTCAGGGGCTATGGAAGTATTTTATCAGTTTTTAGTTATTTATAATACTATCAGCAATATTTTATATTACAGTGAATGAAGCTTGAGAGATATTTTTGTGGTAGTATTTTAATCTAGTGTCTTAGTGGACAAATTTTAAAATGCAAATTTGCTTCTAGATCAGttaaaagcaatttctgtgttatgaaTTGCCATAGTTATATGTGCATGAAAAATATGGTAATGAAATTCCTGGAATCAACTTCAAATTTTTAATTGTATTAATTTTTCATTCGCTGTTTTACTTTTCTGTAACTTTACATTTGAAACAAGTTTTTCATGAGACTGGTATCTGTGCCTTGTTCTAATGCCATGAAAAAACTGATTTACATTTAAACATATATCATCTGTTGCCAGTTTGCTATTATCAGTGGTGAAATACTTTTTTCACTAATGACCTCACATTTCAATATTTGtaactgaaatgaaagtgaaaatttcattttgtatcaaTAAATATTAAGACTTGTCATGAGATTTGTTAACCACACTGAATTTCTGATTCACGTGTGAGCATTACAAAATGTTAGCATTCACAAATATGTGCCTTAGTCTTTCGTTAATTTATTCTTCCAGTTTGTGTATTACGTGACTCATTGAAGAAGCAAGTCATTTACACATTTTGTCATCTCAATGTGTTCACATATGTAGTGCATTTTATTAGATATTTTTGTT
It encodes the following:
- the LOC126183500 gene encoding innexin inx2, producing the protein MFDVFGSVKGLLKLDSVCIDNNLFRLHYKATVIILIAFSLLVTSRQYIGDPIDCIVDEIPLAVMDTYCWIYSTFTIPNRLNGKIGLEVAHPGVGAHVAGKDEVKYHKYYQWVCFVLFFQAILFYIPRYLWKTWEGGRIKMLVLDLNSPVVNEQSKADRKKLLVDYFATNLHTQNFYAYRFFICEALNFVNVVGQIYFMDLFLDGEFTTYGSDVVRFTEMEPEERSDPMSRVFPKVTKCTFHKYGPSGSVQTFDGLCVLPLNIVNEKIYVFLWFWFVILSVLTGIGLVYRLATAMGPQMRMYLLRARSRLAPQDQIETISNKCQIGDWFVLYQLGKNIDPLIYKELVADLAKKLEGKEIV